The Artemia franciscana chromosome 11, ASM3288406v1, whole genome shotgun sequence genome has a segment encoding these proteins:
- the LOC136032728 gene encoding aminomethyltransferase, mitochondrial-like, with product MMRLYSIFKTPSPLTLVRTFASTEGIRKTCLFDFHLEHGGKMVEFAGYKLPVQYNGVSISESHKHTRTYCSLFDVSHMLQTKISGNNRYDLLESLTVADIRGLAENHGTLTVYTNENGGILDDLIAMNTSDGYLFVVSNAGCRDADLQLLKDAELKMKNEAKDVQVAVEDNALLALQGPTMVQALQPLVDIDLSLLYFMTTSRATIKGIPCRISRCGYTGEDGVEISLPQESANDIAQEILASKGNCKLAGLGARDSLRLEAGLCLYGNDISEKTTPVEASLTWLVAKERRKRADFPGASTILDQIQNKPEMKRVGFLWRGMPARSHTCIYSENGQLIGELTSGCPAPSVDANVAMGYVNMKYSKIGTPVQFEVRKKHVSAVVSKMPFVSAKYYVKK from the coding sequence ATGATGAGGCTAtactcaattttcaaaactccAAGCCCTTTGACTCTGGTTCGTACATTTGCATCTACTGAAGGAATTCGAAAAACCTGCTTATTCGATTTTCATTTGGAACATGGTGGAAAAATGGTCGAATTTGCCGGTTATAAACTTCCTGTTCAGTATAATGGCGTTTCAATATCAGAGTCTCACAAACACACCAGAACATACTGTAGCTTGTTCGACGTATCCCATAtgcttcaaacaaaaattagtggCAACAATAGATATGATCTGTTAGAGAGTTTGACAGTTGCTGATATTAGAGGCTTGGCAGAGAATCATGGGACACTTACTGTATATACAAATGAAAATGGCGGTATTTTAGATGATCTTATAGCAATGAACACATCAGATGGTTATCTTTTTGTGGTATCAAATGCTGGCTGTAGAGATGCTGACTTGCAACTGTTAAAAGACGCTgagcttaaaatgaaaaatgaagcaaaggaTGTTCAAGTTGCAGTTGAGGACAATGCTTTGCTTGCGTTGCAAGGGCCTACAATGGTTCAAGCCTTACAACCACTAGTTGATATTGATCtctcattgctttattttatgACAACATCACGCGCAACTATTAAAGGTATACCATGTCGAATAAGCAGATGTGGGTACACAGGAGAGGATGGGGTTGAAATATCACTACCACAAGAGAGTGCCAATGATATTGCTCAAGAAATTTTAGCAAGTAAAGGTAATTGTAAACTAGCTGGACTTGGTGCAAGAGATTCGCTACGCTTAGAAGCTGGTCTCTGTCTCTACGGAAATGATATTAGTGAGAAGACTACCCCTGTCGAAGCTTCATTAACTTGGCTTGTTGCCAAAGAGCGTCGAAAAAGAGCAGATTTTCCTGGAGCTTCTACTATCTTAGACCAGATACAGAATAAGCCTGAAATGAAACGAGTAGGATTCTTGTGGAGAGGAATGCCTGCTAGGTCACACACTTGCATCTACAGTGAAAATGGTCAGTTGATTGGTGAGCTAACTAGTGGATGCCCAGCACCATCTGTTGACGCAAATGTGGCAATGGGCTATGTTAATATGAAATACTCAAAGATTGGTACCCCAGTGCAGTTTGAAGTTAGAAAGAAACATGTCTCAGCAGTAGTCTCAAAAATGCCTTTTGTGTCTGCTAAATACtatgttaaaaaataa